The Anas acuta chromosome 7, bAnaAcu1.1, whole genome shotgun sequence DNA window ATATCTTTCCCGGCTCTGCTTGGCTTCTCCCCAGGATAAACAGAAGTGGAAGTCGAAAGCAGAGGCTCAGCCCTCGGAAAGCTCTTCCCAAGCCCCTGGGGGACGAGTGTGGGGTGGCTGCTTGTCGGGAAGGCGCTGGCGGCTCCGAGGATGACATTTGAGGGCCTCTTTCCCAGTTGCCCAAGGTGGATCTTGGCCTGATCCTCACGCACTGGCATCTGGTTGCCAAAGGGAGCAGAGAAGCACCAGCAAGAAGCTGGCTGGAAGCGAGagcagaggggggaaaaaaaaaaaggccgtGGCTGTCCTTTAAATCTTGTAGCATGTTTACTCCCAGCAAGTACAGCTGCATTACCAAAAATCAATAGTCCTAGCAGTGTTCTCACCGGGAAACGCGCACACGCTCGGACACGGGAGAGGTggtggatttaaaaaaaaaataaaaaagcagcagccgAGGGACTGCAAAGTGCTTTGGGCCGAGGGCTGCTGCGCTCTCAGCAGCGTGCAAATGGGGAGGCCGTGACCCGGGAGGTGCCGGCGGGGACGTGGTGGcagggggggcaggggagggttTGTCCCCCTGGCTGACcgagggggagagaggggagagcatcctcctcctgccatcTCTTATTCATGAGGTGTTTTATCCCAAGGCCTCGAACGAGAAGCGCGCAGGCTTTGGGGAAGGTAATTAATCTTTAATTGTATAAATCTTTAATCGTATCAAATGGAGTTTGCACGGTGGCGGTCGCGGCTCCTcgtctcctcctctccctgccggAGATGCTTCCCTGGCATAACTCCTTTCCAGCAGCCACCCCTCCGGGGCCAGGGCCAAGCCCTCTGGCACCGAGAAACCCGCGTCCTGCAGGTGCTTGAGCCCTGGGCTTGTGATCCGTGGGTAGGCACTGATGCTGCTCCAAAAGAGGAGCTCGTGTTGTGCCGTACGCTGATGGCGTTAAAGGCTAAACGTGGTCCCCAGGGCTGGAAATCTTTCAGAGCGGTTTTGTTGAAGGGAAGCCTGCGAGGAGGGGCgttctgcaggagcagctcgTTGCTTTCGGAGCCACcgaaatgtttattttctcctctcctccagctcttCGAGCACTTCTACTTCGGCGAGGTGCAGCTGGACGCGGTTCGGCTCTCCCAGAGGTTCTCCACGGACGCCTCCGGCTACTACGCGACGTCGGGGCAGCTCAACTTCTGCTGAGCAGCGCGGCCGCCCTGTgcgccaccaccaccaccacgttTTCATAGGGCGAGGAGCCTGGAACTGCAGACGGgtttgttttccaagaaaacagctggaaaaactGGCTTTGGGGGGCACCTCCCTGCTGTCGCCTGTTTCAGAGGAGGGAGGCCGCGCTGTACAGAAGCGTGCGCGATCCAGGAGAGCTCCCCGGAGCGCGGTATCGGGGTCAGGCGCTGCTCAGAGCTCCAGCAGCGCGCCCGTGTGATGTCGATctccaaataaattaattcccTTCAAAGGCAAAGCCTTTGTCTCCGCTTGCTTGATGGTTTCTGTAATCAAACTTCCAGCTGTGAGCGGGAAAGCGCTGGtggcaggagagctgggtgGTGTTTGGGGATGTGGTGTCTTGGGGTCTGCTGTGTCGGGGTCTGGTGTCTTTGGGAATTGGGGTTTGGGGCCTGGTGTGTTGGGGTTTGGTGCGTTAGGGTTTGGTGTGCTGGGGACTCGGGGTCTGGTGTGTTGGAGTGTGGTGTCTTGGGGTCTGagggctggggtttggggtctgAAGGCTGGGGTCCTGGGGTATGGTGTCCTGAGGTCTTGGGGTCTGGTGTGTTGGGGTCTGAGGGCTGGTGTTTTGGGATGTGGTGTCTTGGGGTCTGGTGTGTTGGAGACTTGGGGTCTGGTGTGTTGGGGTTTGGTGTGTTGGGGTCTTGGGGTCTGGTCCATTGGAGTGTGGTGCCTTGGGGTCTGAAGGCTGCTGTCCTGGTGTCCTGGTGTATGGTGTCCTGAGGTCTTGGGGTCTGGTATTTTGGAGTCTGGCGCGTTGGGGTCTGGTGCGTTTGGGTTGGGTTTGGTTGGGTTTGGTGCGTTGGGGACCTGAGGTCTGCTGTGCGTGGCTCTGGGGTCTTGGGGTCTTGAGGGCTGGCGCGTTGGGGTCTGGCACattggggtctgggggctgtggCGTGCTGGCAACTTGGGGTTTGGGCTCTGGTGCGTTGAGATTTGGTGCCTTGGGGTCTGAGTGCTGGCGCTGGGCGCCTGAGGCGGCCGCAGGCCTCGCCCCCCCCCAGCGGCGCAGGTGCAGGCgccgcccctcgccccccgcccggcccctccCGGCCGCGCTCGGCTCCTGTCGGCTCCTGTCGGCTCCTCTCGCCGCCCCTCGCCTCCCTTCGGCTGCGCTCGGCGCCGCTCGGCCCCGCTCGGCTCCCGGCGGCGCTGCGGCAGGATGCGGGGCTGCGGCGCGCTGCGggggctgccgctgctgctgctgctgctgctgctgcccggcaccgccaccgccaccgccaccaaCACCGGCACCAACACCGGCACCTCCACCGGCAGCGCCCCGGCAGGGAACTTCTTGGAGGATGAGCAGTGGCTGTCCTCCATCGCGCAGTACGGCGGCCGCATCCGGCACTGGAACCGCTTCCGAGACGTGAGTGAGccgcggggggccggggggcggcggggggctgcggggcgcccGGCTCACCCCCAGCCTCCGGCCTCTCCCCCTCTGCAATACCGCTGCCGCCCGGAGCGCAGGAGGTGGAGGTgagagcggggagggggcgcacGGGGGTGTGCAAGGAATGGGGACGTGCAAGGAATGGGGGTGTGCAATGCACCGGGGTGTCTGTGTGCAATGCACGGGGGTGTGCGATGCACAAGGATGTGCAATGCACCGGGGTGTGCAATGCACCAGGGTGTTTGTGTGCAATGCACGGGGGTGTGCGGTGCACAAGGATGTGCAATGCACCGCGGTGTGCAATGCACCAGGGTGTTTGTGTGCAATGCACGGGGGTGTGCGGTGCACAAGGATGTGCGATGCACCGGGATGTGCAATGCACCGGGGGGTTTGTGTGCAATGCACGGGGGTGTGCGGCGAGTGGGGGTGTGCGATGCACAAGGACGTGCGGTGCGCCGGGAGGTGCGGTGCAGCAGGATGCTCGTGTGCAATGCAGAGGGGTGGGAAACGCACGGGGATGTGCAATGCACCGCGGGGGGCGATGCACGGGGAGGTGCGCGTGCAGCGTGCAGGGGTGTGCAACGCACGGGGGGGTGCAGGGCATGAGGATGTGCCTGTGCAATGCAGCGGGATGTGCAGCGCGCGGGGATGCGCGTGTGCAATGCACGGGGGTGTGCAATGAatgggctgtgtgtgtgtgtgtgtgtgcgcctGTGCGGTGCATGGGGGCGCGGTGCATGAGGGTGCAAGCTCCCGCTGTGCAGTGCGTGTGCGCCGTGCACGGGTGTGCAGTGCCTCCGTCTAGCGTGCAGTGCCCGGGCATGTGCAGTGCATGCGTGTGCAACGCCCGCGTGCAAGGCACAGGGGCGTGCAGCGCCTGCGTGCGCGCGCAGTGTCCCCGTGCCATGCACCTGCTCCTCCTGCCGGGCTGGGGACGCTGCTCGCACCCCCCCTGGGGGGCTCCGTGGGCGCGGGGGGGGCCCCCCGGCAGCTGCCCCCCCTGTGCCCCGCAGGATGACTAcatcaggagctgggaggacGGGCAGCCCACGGATGAAGGTAGCACCCTgccctgcttttattttttttgggggggggagaggggacaggCACAGCACCCAAACGCGGCTTTttgctccccaaaacccccccgtgccccccccccggcagcgctGGACACCACCAAGGACCCGTGCCAGAAGGTGAAATGCAGCCGGCACAAGGTGTGCGTGGCGCAGGGCTACCAGCGCGCCATGTGCATCAGCCGCAAGAAGCTGGAGCACAGGTACGGGGccggggaaggggaggggggcgttatttttttttgggggggtcgcggcagcccccccgggggcttcCTGAGCGCCCGCTGCCTTTGCAGGATCAAGCAGCGCGGGGGCTGCAAGCCCTGCCACGCCGCCCCGCTGGCGCCCGTCTGCGGCTCCGACGGCCACACGTACAGCTCGGCGGTGAGCGCGGCGACggtattttgggggggggctttcCACGTGTCCCCCCGTAATTATTGCGGtgtgccccccctccccacgccTCGCAGTgcaagctggagcagcaggcaTGCCTGGCCGGCAAGCAGCTGACGGCGCGGTGCGAGGGGCAgtgcccctgcccggcccccaCTGACAGCAAGCAGGGTGAGCATTTTGGGGGCGACCGCGGGTTCGGAgagggggtgccccccccagaaCACCACAGCACCCCCCTAAAATCCCCCCCCACCCACATTTGGTGCCCGCAGAGCTGTGCACGGGGCAGGACCTGGCCGACCTGGGCGAGCGGCTGCGCGACTGGTTCCAGCTGCTGCGGGAGAACGCCAAGCACAACGGCTCCGGCAgcggcccccccggcaccggTGCGTCCCGCCGCTGCGCGCCCCCATCCCCGGCTCCCCCCCGAGTCCCCGCAGGGCCGGGTGAGCCACGGGGCCGCGTCCTCGCCCCCCCAGCGCTGGCGGCCGGCTGCAAGGAGGCGGTGGGGTGGATGTTCGGGCGGCTGGACACCAGCGGGGACCGGTACCTGGAGCAGCCCGAGCTGGCAGCCATCAACCTGGACAAGTACGAGGCGTGCGTGCGCGCCTTCTTCAACTCCTGCGACGCCTCCCGCGACGGCCGCGTCTCCGCCGCCGAGTGGTGCTTCTGCTTCTGGAGGGAAAGTGCGTGCGGGGGGCGTGCGgcggggtctgggggtgcacgccgtggggtttggggggagcCGCCCTCCTGATGGCACGGTGCTGCCGCAGAGCCGCCGTGCCTGCGGgagctggagaggctgcagatGCAAGAAGCCGCCCAAAAGGCACCGGGTGAGTCGGGGGGGGACCTCTGAGACCCCCAAAACTCCCAACTTTGCGGCGGAGGCTCCGTGGCGGGGCCGTTCCCGCACTGCACGTGTTTCGGGgcacggcgggggggggggttcccgGCTTCCCGCAGGCGCCTTCGTCCCCAGCTGCGACGAGGACGGGTACTACCGGCGGGCGCAGTGCGCGCCGGGCGGCGGGGAGTGCTGGTGCGTGGACCAGCAGCACGGCACCGAGCTGAGCGGCACCCgcgcccgcggccgccccgaCTGCGGTAAGAGGCGAGGAGAGGTggtggggaggcagcggggaggcAGGGCGAAGGCTGCCCCCCTCCACgagcctctccctgccccgTGGCACAGAGGACACCACCGGCTTTTCGGGAGACTTCGGCAGCAGCGTGGGCtgggaggacgaggaggagaaggagcccgAGGAGGCCGGCgaggaggctgaggaagaggaggccgAGGCGGGCGAGGGCGACGACGGAGGCTACATCTGGTAGAAGCGGAGGGGGGGAGGCACGGCCCGGGGCGGGGgcagcctcccctccccggagccccccccctgAGAACAGCGCgtggggggcagcccccccggccccagggGTGGGATGGGGCGAGGGGGCGCTCGCCCGGGCCGGCCCCACGGCGGGcagggggggtttgggggggtcggggggaAGTGAGCGAGCGGCGTGGGGCCGAGCTCGCACCCCCCCCCTTTgcgcttttttattttattttattttatttggggggggtAGAACCTAGCGTGGTCAGCAACGGCACTAATAAATGAAAATTGGgacagaaaatggggaaaaagaaacaaaaccaaccagaatccaccccccacccccaagcTGCCCCCCTAACCTTGCCCCCTCCATCTCCGTGCTGTGCTCGCGCTGCTGCGGTGTTGTGAAATAAACGCCCCGTGCTGTGTCCAACGCTCGCCCGCTCCTTCCTGGCAGCCCCAAATATCCCCCCCCCACCCTATACCACACCCaaaccccctccccaaatgcaTGAGGCCAGGGGGTTCCCCTATATGGGGGGAGGGACACCCTCATCCCCCCCACTCTGCTTGCAGAGGGCaccaggggacagcagggctcGAGTCACAGTCTTTATAGAAACAGccccccaattttttttttggggggggtcacaGCTTGCTGGGGGgccgctgctgcagcctccaggcCGCCCGAGCCCCCTCGTCCCCCGCGTCGAGCGGGGCGAAGGCGGCGGGGTCGCGGGTGCGGAGGTAGCGGGcgagggggggctgcagcagcgtgATGGGGACGCAGAAGTTGAGGTGGGGGTAGGTGGCCCCCGCCGCGTTGTCCCGCGCGTTGCTGGCCACGATCCCTGCTCGGGGAGGGGGCGAGATGTCACCGAGGGGGGGGACACGTCcaaaaaggggctgggggggggtgaggggaagggcaggggctTACCCAGCAGGCGTCTGTCGCTGGCGGCGAGGAGGGGGCCGCCGCTGGAGCCGGGGTGCACGGCGCAGGTGCTCTGCAGCATGACCGGGGGGGCCCCCACCACGGCCGACAGCACCCCCCCGGTCACCGAGGGGCCGCACGCCCGGCCCAGCGCCCCGAAACCCAGCGCCAGCACCGCCTCCCCTGCGTGACAGCGGGGTGAGCTCGGGGTCATCAAATGCTCTGTTTTCACCCCAAATATTGTGTGTGGCCCCCCCAGTGCTGGTGCTTACCGGGCTGGAAGGCGGAGGCCAGGCGGGGGGGCTGGAAGCCGGGGGCGcgctcctgcagctccagcacggCCACGTCGAACGGGGACGCCTCGGCGGCGGCGAACAGCAGGCGGGCCTGCAGCACGGTGGCCCTGCGaatgtttttttggggaaaaaacaacacaattagGGCTTAAACTCGTGGTAATAAGA harbors:
- the SPOCK2 gene encoding testican-2 — encoded protein: MRGCGALRGLPLLLLLLLLPGTATATATNTGTNTGTSTGSAPAGNFLEDEQWLSSIAQYGGRIRHWNRFRDDDYIRSWEDGQPTDEALDTTKDPCQKVKCSRHKVCVAQGYQRAMCISRKKLEHRIKQRGGCKPCHAAPLAPVCGSDGHTYSSACKLEQQACLAGKQLTARCEGQCPCPAPTDSKQELCTGQDLADLGERLRDWFQLLRENAKHNGSGSGPPGTALAAGCKEAVGWMFGRLDTSGDRYLEQPELAAINLDKYEACVRAFFNSCDASRDGRVSAAEWCFCFWREKPPCLRELERLQMQEAAQKAPGAFVPSCDEDGYYRRAQCAPGGGECWCVDQQHGTELSGTRARGRPDCEDTTGFSGDFGSSVGWEDEEEKEPEEAGEEAEEEEAEAGEGDDGGYIW